The proteins below come from a single Necator americanus strain Aroian chromosome V, whole genome shotgun sequence genomic window:
- a CDS encoding hypothetical protein (NECATOR_CHRV.G21054.T1), which yields MPPLYKCFTSCTFVRGAGKNKWSANSSRLRSATAISLNHKKISFLGANAYDIQRRFLHSSVSNKKKKIENSHRFKSLPSFPHSLIPTFEWKFRYEHLNQYSEKQLK from the exons ATGCCTCCATTGTATAAAT GTTTTACGTCATGCACATTTGTGCGAGGTGCTGGCAAAAACAAATGGAGCGCTAATAGCAGCCGACTGCGTTCAGCAACTGCAATCAGTTTAAATCATAAAAAG ATTTCCTTCCTTGGGGCAAACGCATACGACATCCAGAGACGTTTCCTTCACTCTTCAGTgtcaaacaagaaaaaaaaaatcgaaaattcccACAGATTCAAATCCCTTCCCTCATTCCCTCACTCCCTAATTCCGACCTTCGAATGGAAATTCCGCTACGAACACTTAAACCAATACAGCGAAAAGCAATTAAAGTAA
- a CDS encoding hypothetical protein (NECATOR_CHRV.G21053.T1) — MIRLHRTRLHRGVAASYQEMEQISVKLSYNGAHRRFKIKGNNIESLFSDLMTNVAQLSAESSPFDIAWQDEDGDSIIISRPVELGEAIESRQNDLLRLHTIEKNTEKTTLKSENEADKSHVPEEKSQKDTGANDAVHGNVVCDLCDATIIGIRYKCILCVDYDLCQNCEKTGVHAHHGMVRIVDPMRTYVPWGARLRYTTQTGVHHRGHRSGDPHGVIHRFRMHEKREQLSEQVAKGMQYLTDIGQVVTSALANFGIDASYEVQVPEEKKEVKTEPKEEAPEEKKAEETEESKTTSNPPTAPKEDEPDTNNRTAEEKKVKFEGEENDKPPKLNVTKDFSNLQAAEEIFRDAVKKGSDNSNQSPAEEIFRYEKVQPPKPSESRRMQDAEVRKERHTYPPFGVGARGSLGCSRSWRGSHLRNPFEYRDTRDFDCYDERRRLRDEEDRYDEQKRTGDAAKNGRDQRRWWSSPYNDWSSPGRRNFRCDYDPFELHSHGFSAERRRSAENEEKAKGSGCNLFEEKNFTETKKPRKSLVSGEFCNRFDGRSDPFRRSINGLGELIRRNKVCRPAEEGLKEAVKEAARRIYDDDNNCRCFVTRMGRSPLCPACCRKGVQKSGKSSQSSAEGERMPAEEVAATEQSEKKERSESMTKEDAKPEIFVPKASHDSYDRCYSTDSSGDSDFEALSYESIPDEVEKTRWSIKSAPQPSTDQDVSAVVNSEVVVNQPSINTLYPTLNAEAQPVEAAHVSEDHSIASRLIDMGFSAEEVFRVVRMHGSNFERCIEEILAKEP, encoded by the exons ATGGAGCAAATCTCCGTGAAGTTGAGCTACAATGGTGCTCATCGCAGGTTTAAAATAAAG GGAAATAATATCGAGAGTCTTTTTTCTGACCTGATGACTAATGTGGCTCAACTTTCTGCAGAGTCGTCCCCGTTCGATATTGCATGgcaag ACGAGGACGGCGACAGCATCATCATCTCTCGCCCAGTTGAACTTGGTGAAGCGATAGAATCGCGTCAAAATGATCTTCTCCGACTTCACACCATtgagaaaaatactgaaaaaactACATTGAAATCGGAGAATGAGGCTGATAAAAGTCATGTGCCTGAGGAAAAATCTCAGAAGGATACAGGTGCAAAT GACGCCGTTCACGGAAATGTTGTCTGCGACTTATGCGACGCTACGATTATTGGCATCCGCTATAAATGCATCCTTTGCGTTGACTACGATTTGTGCCAGAATTGCGAAAAGACAG GAGTGCATGCGCATCATGGAATGGTGCGAATTGTTGATCCGATGCGCACCTACGTCCCGTGGGGTGCTCGTTTGAGGTACACCACACAGACAGGTGTGCATCATCGTGGACATCGCTCAGGCGATCCTCACGGAGTTATACATCG ATTTCGCATGCATGAAAAAAGGGAACAGTTAAGTGAACAGGTGGCGAAAGGTATGCAGTACCTAACAGACATCGGACAAGTTGTTACGAGTGCCCTTGCAAATTTTG GTATCGACGCAAGTTACGAGGTGCAGGTTcctgaagagaagaaggaggtAAAAACcgaacctaaggaagaggcaCCTGAAGAGAAAAAGGCGGAGGAAACTGAAGAATCTAAAACTACAAGCAACCCACCAACTGCTCCTAAAGAAGATGAACCAGACACGAACAACCGTACTGCAGAGGAAAAGAAGGTCAAATTTGAGGGAGAGGAAAATGACAAACCGCCGAAACTAAATGTCACAAAG GACTTCAGTAACCTACAAGCCGCTGAGGAAATCTTTCGCGACGCTGTTAAAAAG ggtTCTGACAATTCAAATCAGTCTCCTGCTGAGGAAATCTTTCGATACGAAAAAGTCCAACCACCAAAACCTTCAG AATCTCGTCGAATGCAGGACGCTgaagtaagaaaagaaagacacACGTATCCACCGTTTGGGGTCGGTGCTAGGGGTTCGTTGGGCTGTAGTAGGTCATGGCGTGGATCGCATTTACGAAACCCTTTCGAATATCGTGACACCCGCGACTTTGATTGTTACGATGAGAGGAGACGTCTACGCGATGAAGAAGATCGCTATGATGAACAGAAACGTACGGGAGATGCTGCGAAGAACGGCCGCGATCAGCGCAGATGGTGGTCGTCTCCATATAATGATTGGAGCAGTCCAGGCAGAAGGAACTTCCGATGCGATTACGACCCATTTGAGTTGCACTCCCACGGTTTTTCTGCCGAAAGAAGACGCTCAgctgaaaatgaagagaaagctAAGGGTAGTGGGTGCAacctttttgaagaaaagaatttcactGAAACGAAGAAACCAAGGAAATCCCTTGTCTCCGGAGAATTCTGCAATCGATTTGATGGACGTAGTGATCCCTTCAGAAGGAGCATAAACGGTCTTGGCGAACTGATTCGCAGAAATAAAGTTTGTCGCCCTGCTGAAGAAGGCCTGAAAGAAGCCGTTAAGGAAGCTGCACGTAGGATATACGATGATGACAACA ACTGCAGATGCTTCGTGACCAGAATGGGCAGATCACCACTTTGTCCAGCTTGTTGCAGGAAGGGTGTGCAGAA GTCAGGAAAATCATCACAATCATCGGCTGAAGGCGAACGTATGCCTGCTGAGGAGGTTGCG GCTACGGAACAATccgaaaagaaggaaaggagtGAATCAATGACAAAGGAGGATGCAAAACCAGAGATTTTTGTCCCTAAGGCCAGTCAT GATAGTTATGACCGTTGCTACAGCACCGACAGCTCCGGCGACTCAGATTTCGAAGCTCTTTCGTATGAAAGCATCCCCGATGAGGTTGAAAAAACGAGGTGGTC GATTAAAAGTGCTCCACAACCATCGACAGATCAGGATGTTTCGGCCGTAGTCAATTCTGAAGTTGTTGTTAACCAG CCATCGATTAACACTTTGTACCCAACTCTCAATGCCGAAGCCCAGCCAGTCGAAGCGGCGCACGTAAGCGAAGATCACAGCATT GCTTCACGCTTGATTGACATGGGGTTCTCGGCAGAGGAAGTGTTCCGTGTTGTAAGGATGCATGGAAGCAATTTCGAACGGTGCATTGAAGAAATTCTCGCAAAAGAACCATGA
- a CDS encoding hypothetical protein (NECATOR_CHRV.G21055.T2), producing MVMRRKSVHYGDLDLNKVISTLVQVKPWQKSIDVSESEIRMICMLSRQIFLHQPMLLELEPPLKIAGDIHGQYNDLLRLFTLAGFPPESNYLFLGDYVDRGPKSIETIVLLLCYKIKYPNNFFLLRGNHEVANLNRIYGFHDECKRRYSVKLWKTFQDVFNCMPVAALIDNKIFCCHGGLSPTLRSLDQLKRISRPCDVQETGLLCDILWSDPDSSVVGWAPNERGVSYVFGVDVLAQFLQKMDLDIVVRGHQVVEDGYEFFGRRGLVTVFSAPNYCGEFDNAGAVMNVDENLLCSFQILKPSSDVMVKEKQSNFANGLATLVNIKLVEQQNKPQRRFRRGML from the exons ATGGTAATGCGGCGAAAATCTGTTCACTACGGCGATCTTGATTTGAACAAAGTGATCAGCACACTTGTCCAG GTAAAACCATGGCAGAAAAGTATCGATGTATCCGAAAGCGAAATCCGTATGATCTGTATGTTATCCAGACAAATTTTCCTTCATCAGCCAATGTTGCTGGAACTTGAGCCACCGCTTAAAATCGCAG GCGACATTCACGGTCAGTACAACGATCTGCTCCGCTTGTTCACTCTTGCCGGCTTCCCGCCAGAGTCCAACTATCTATTTCTCGGCGACTACGTAGATCGTGGACCGAAGAGTATCGAG ACGATCGTACTACTACTATGCTACAAAATCAAGTATCCGaacaatttcttcctactGCGAGGCAATCACGAGGTGGCAAATCTGAACAGGATTTATGGATTCCATGACGAAT GTAAACGACGCTACAGTGTGAAATTGTGGAAAACGTTCCAAGATGTGTTTAACTGTATGCCAGTAGCGGCGCTTATCGACAATAAGATCTTCTGCTGCCATGGTGGTCTTTCACCGACCCTCAGGTCACTCGACCAACTAAAACGGATATCCAGACCGTGCGACGTGCAGGAAACAG GATTGCTTTGTGACATCTTATGGTCGGATCCGGACTCTTCCGTTGTCGGTTGGGCACCAAACGAACGCGGTGTATCCTATGTGTTCGGGGTGGATGTATTGGCGCAATTCTTACAAAAAATGGATTTGGATATTGTTGTACGAGGACACCAG GTTGTGGAAGACGGTTACGAGTTTTTTGGTCGACGGGGTCTGGTCACGGTCTTCTCAGCACCGAATTACTGTGGTGAATTCGATAACGCTGGTGCGGTGATGAATGTGGACGAGAATCTGTTGTGTTCATTTCAG ATTCTGAAGCCGAGCAGCGACGTCATGGTGAAAGAGAAGCAAAGTAATTTTGCGAATGGTCTAGCAACGTTGGTGAATATCAAATTGGTGGAGCAACAAAATAAACCGCAACGACGGTTCCGACGAGGGATGTTATGA
- a CDS encoding hypothetical protein (NECATOR_CHRV.G21053.T3): protein MEQISVKLSYNGAHRRFKIKGNNIESLFSDLMTNVAQLSAESSPFDIAWQDEDGDSIIISRPVELGEAIESRQNDLLRLHTIEKNTEKTTLKSENEADKSHVPEEKSQKDTGANDAVHGNVVCDLCDATIIGIRYKCILCVDYDLCQNCEKTGVHAHHGMVRIVDPMRTYVPWGARLRYTTQTGVHHRGHRSGDPHGVIHRFRMHEKREQLSEQVAKGMQYLTDIGQVVTSALANFGIDASYEVQVPEEKKEVKTEPKEEAPEEKKAEETEESKTTSNPPTAPKEDEPDTNNRTAEEKKVKFEGEENDKPPKLNVTKDFSNLQAAEEIFRDAVKKGSDNSNQSPAEEIFRYEKVQPPKPSESRRMQDAEVRKERHTYPPFGVGARGSLGCSRSWRGSHLRNPFEYRDTRDFDCYDERRRLRDEEDRYDEQKRTGDAAKNGRDQRRWWSSPYNDWSSPGRRNFRCDYDPFELHSHGFSAERRRSAENEEKAKGSGCNLFEEKNFTETKKPRKSLVSGEFCNRFDGRSDPFRRSINGLGELIRRNKVCRPAEEGLKEAVKEAARRIYDDDNNCRCFVTRMGRSPLCPACCRKGVQKSGKSSQSSAEGERMPAEEVAATEQSEKKERSESMTKEDAKPEIFVPKASHDSYDRCYSTDSSGDSDFEALSYESIPDEVEKTRIKSAPQPSTDQDVSAVVNSEVVVNQPSINTLYPTLNAEAQPVEAAHVSEDHSIASRLIDMGFSAEEVFRVVRMHGSNFERNRRQNGTIPCKIRTVAYLEWI, encoded by the exons ATGGAGCAAATCTCCGTGAAGTTGAGCTACAATGGTGCTCATCGCAGGTTTAAAATAAAG GGAAATAATATCGAGAGTCTTTTTTCTGACCTGATGACTAATGTGGCTCAACTTTCTGCAGAGTCGTCCCCGTTCGATATTGCATGgcaag ACGAGGACGGCGACAGCATCATCATCTCTCGCCCAGTTGAACTTGGTGAAGCGATAGAATCGCGTCAAAATGATCTTCTCCGACTTCACACCATtgagaaaaatactgaaaaaactACATTGAAATCGGAGAATGAGGCTGATAAAAGTCATGTGCCTGAGGAAAAATCTCAGAAGGATACAGGTGCAAAT GACGCCGTTCACGGAAATGTTGTCTGCGACTTATGCGACGCTACGATTATTGGCATCCGCTATAAATGCATCCTTTGCGTTGACTACGATTTGTGCCAGAATTGCGAAAAGACAG GAGTGCATGCGCATCATGGAATGGTGCGAATTGTTGATCCGATGCGCACCTACGTCCCGTGGGGTGCTCGTTTGAGGTACACCACACAGACAGGTGTGCATCATCGTGGACATCGCTCAGGCGATCCTCACGGAGTTATACATCG ATTTCGCATGCATGAAAAAAGGGAACAGTTAAGTGAACAGGTGGCGAAAGGTATGCAGTACCTAACAGACATCGGACAAGTTGTTACGAGTGCCCTTGCAAATTTTG GTATCGACGCAAGTTACGAGGTGCAGGTTcctgaagagaagaaggaggtAAAAACcgaacctaaggaagaggcaCCTGAAGAGAAAAAGGCGGAGGAAACTGAAGAATCTAAAACTACAAGCAACCCACCAACTGCTCCTAAAGAAGATGAACCAGACACGAACAACCGTACTGCAGAGGAAAAGAAGGTCAAATTTGAGGGAGAGGAAAATGACAAACCGCCGAAACTAAATGTCACAAAG GACTTCAGTAACCTACAAGCCGCTGAGGAAATCTTTCGCGACGCTGTTAAAAAG ggtTCTGACAATTCAAATCAGTCTCCTGCTGAGGAAATCTTTCGATACGAAAAAGTCCAACCACCAAAACCTTCAG AATCTCGTCGAATGCAGGACGCTgaagtaagaaaagaaagacacACGTATCCACCGTTTGGGGTCGGTGCTAGGGGTTCGTTGGGCTGTAGTAGGTCATGGCGTGGATCGCATTTACGAAACCCTTTCGAATATCGTGACACCCGCGACTTTGATTGTTACGATGAGAGGAGACGTCTACGCGATGAAGAAGATCGCTATGATGAACAGAAACGTACGGGAGATGCTGCGAAGAACGGCCGCGATCAGCGCAGATGGTGGTCGTCTCCATATAATGATTGGAGCAGTCCAGGCAGAAGGAACTTCCGATGCGATTACGACCCATTTGAGTTGCACTCCCACGGTTTTTCTGCCGAAAGAAGACGCTCAgctgaaaatgaagagaaagctAAGGGTAGTGGGTGCAacctttttgaagaaaagaatttcactGAAACGAAGAAACCAAGGAAATCCCTTGTCTCCGGAGAATTCTGCAATCGATTTGATGGACGTAGTGATCCCTTCAGAAGGAGCATAAACGGTCTTGGCGAACTGATTCGCAGAAATAAAGTTTGTCGCCCTGCTGAAGAAGGCCTGAAAGAAGCCGTTAAGGAAGCTGCACGTAGGATATACGATGATGACAACA ACTGCAGATGCTTCGTGACCAGAATGGGCAGATCACCACTTTGTCCAGCTTGTTGCAGGAAGGGTGTGCAGAA GTCAGGAAAATCATCACAATCATCGGCTGAAGGCGAACGTATGCCTGCTGAGGAGGTTGCG GCTACGGAACAATccgaaaagaaggaaaggagtGAATCAATGACAAAGGAGGATGCAAAACCAGAGATTTTTGTCCCTAAGGCCAGTCAT GATAGTTATGACCGTTGCTACAGCACCGACAGCTCCGGCGACTCAGATTTCGAAGCTCTTTCGTATGAAAGCATCCCCGATGAGGTTGAAAAAACGAG GATTAAAAGTGCTCCACAACCATCGACAGATCAGGATGTTTCGGCCGTAGTCAATTCTGAAGTTGTTGTTAACCAG CCATCGATTAACACTTTGTACCCAACTCTCAATGCCGAAGCCCAGCCAGTCGAAGCGGCGCACGTAAGCGAAGATCACAGCATT GCTTCACGCTTGATTGACATGGGGTTCTCGGCAGAGGAAGTGTTCCGTGTTGTAAGGATGCATGGAAGCAATTTCGAACG CAACAGACGCCAAAACGG AACAATTCCATGCAAAATTCGCACAGTAGCCTATCTGGAATGGATCTAG
- a CDS encoding hypothetical protein (NECATOR_CHRV.G21053.T4), which yields MEQISVKLSYNGAHRRFKIKGNNIESLFSDLMTNVAQLSAESSPFDIAWQDEDGDSIIISRPVELGEAIESRQNDLLRLHTIEKNTEKTTLKSENEADKSHVPEEKSQKDTGANDAVHGNVVCDLCDATIIGIRYKCILCVDYDLCQNCEKTGVHAHHGMVRIVDPMRTYVPWGARLRYTTQTGVHHRGHRSGDPHGVIHRFRMHEKREQLSEQVAKGMQYLTDIGQVVTSALANFGIDASYEVQVPEEKKEVKTEPKEEAPEEKKAEETEESKTTSNPPTAPKEDEPDTNNRTAEEKKVKFEGEENDKPPKLNVTKDFSNLQAAEEIFRDAVKKGSDNSNQSPAEEIFRYEKVQPPKPSDCRCFVTRMGRSPLCPACCRKGVQKSGKSSQSSAEGERMPAEEVAATEQSEKKERSESMTKEDAKPEIFVPKASHDSYDRCYSTDSSGDSDFEALSYESIPDEVEKTRWSIKSAPQPSTDQDVSAVVNSEVVVNQPSINTLYPTLNAEAQPVEAAHVSEDHSIASRLIDMGFSAEEVFRVVRMHGSNFERNRRQNGTIPCKIRTVAYLEWI from the exons ATGGAGCAAATCTCCGTGAAGTTGAGCTACAATGGTGCTCATCGCAGGTTTAAAATAAAG GGAAATAATATCGAGAGTCTTTTTTCTGACCTGATGACTAATGTGGCTCAACTTTCTGCAGAGTCGTCCCCGTTCGATATTGCATGgcaag ACGAGGACGGCGACAGCATCATCATCTCTCGCCCAGTTGAACTTGGTGAAGCGATAGAATCGCGTCAAAATGATCTTCTCCGACTTCACACCATtgagaaaaatactgaaaaaactACATTGAAATCGGAGAATGAGGCTGATAAAAGTCATGTGCCTGAGGAAAAATCTCAGAAGGATACAGGTGCAAAT GACGCCGTTCACGGAAATGTTGTCTGCGACTTATGCGACGCTACGATTATTGGCATCCGCTATAAATGCATCCTTTGCGTTGACTACGATTTGTGCCAGAATTGCGAAAAGACAG GAGTGCATGCGCATCATGGAATGGTGCGAATTGTTGATCCGATGCGCACCTACGTCCCGTGGGGTGCTCGTTTGAGGTACACCACACAGACAGGTGTGCATCATCGTGGACATCGCTCAGGCGATCCTCACGGAGTTATACATCG ATTTCGCATGCATGAAAAAAGGGAACAGTTAAGTGAACAGGTGGCGAAAGGTATGCAGTACCTAACAGACATCGGACAAGTTGTTACGAGTGCCCTTGCAAATTTTG GTATCGACGCAAGTTACGAGGTGCAGGTTcctgaagagaagaaggaggtAAAAACcgaacctaaggaagaggcaCCTGAAGAGAAAAAGGCGGAGGAAACTGAAGAATCTAAAACTACAAGCAACCCACCAACTGCTCCTAAAGAAGATGAACCAGACACGAACAACCGTACTGCAGAGGAAAAGAAGGTCAAATTTGAGGGAGAGGAAAATGACAAACCGCCGAAACTAAATGTCACAAAG GACTTCAGTAACCTACAAGCCGCTGAGGAAATCTTTCGCGACGCTGTTAAAAAG ggtTCTGACAATTCAAATCAGTCTCCTGCTGAGGAAATCTTTCGATACGAAAAAGTCCAACCACCAAAACCTTCAG ACTGCAGATGCTTCGTGACCAGAATGGGCAGATCACCACTTTGTCCAGCTTGTTGCAGGAAGGGTGTGCAGAA GTCAGGAAAATCATCACAATCATCGGCTGAAGGCGAACGTATGCCTGCTGAGGAGGTTGCG GCTACGGAACAATccgaaaagaaggaaaggagtGAATCAATGACAAAGGAGGATGCAAAACCAGAGATTTTTGTCCCTAAGGCCAGTCAT GATAGTTATGACCGTTGCTACAGCACCGACAGCTCCGGCGACTCAGATTTCGAAGCTCTTTCGTATGAAAGCATCCCCGATGAGGTTGAAAAAACGAGGTGGTC GATTAAAAGTGCTCCACAACCATCGACAGATCAGGATGTTTCGGCCGTAGTCAATTCTGAAGTTGTTGTTAACCAG CCATCGATTAACACTTTGTACCCAACTCTCAATGCCGAAGCCCAGCCAGTCGAAGCGGCGCACGTAAGCGAAGATCACAGCATT GCTTCACGCTTGATTGACATGGGGTTCTCGGCAGAGGAAGTGTTCCGTGTTGTAAGGATGCATGGAAGCAATTTCGAACG CAACAGACGCCAAAACGG AACAATTCCATGCAAAATTCGCACAGTAGCCTATCTGGAATGGATCTAG
- a CDS encoding hypothetical protein (NECATOR_CHRV.G21053.T2): MEQISVKLSYNGAHRRFKIKGNNIESLFSDLMTNVAQLSAESSPFDIAWQDEDGDSIIISRPVELGEAIESRQNDLLRLHTIEKNTEKTTLKSENEADKSHVPEEKSQKDTGANDAVHGNVVCDLCDATIIGIRYKCILCVDYDLCQNCEKTGVHAHHGMVRIVDPMRTYVPWGARLRYTTQTGVHHRGHRSGDPHGVIHRFRMHEKREQLSEQVAKGMQYLTDIGQVVTSALANFGIDASYEVQVPEEKKEVKTEPKEEAPEEKKAEETEESKTTSNPPTAPKEDEPDTNNRTAEEKKVKFEGEENDKPPKLNVTKDFSNLQAAEEIFRDAVKKGSDNSNQSPAEEIFRYEKVQPPKPSESRRMQDAEVRKERHTYPPFGVGARGSLGCSRSWRGSHLRNPFEYRDTRDFDCYDERRRLRDEEDRYDEQKRTGDAAKNGRDQRRWWSSPYNDWSSPGRRNFRCDYDPFELHSHGFSAERRRSAENEEKAKGSGCNLFEEKNFTETKKPRKSLVSGEFCNRFDGRSDPFRRSINGLGELIRRNKVCRPAEEGLKEAVKEAARRIYDDDNNCRCFVTRMGRSPLCPACCRKGVQKSGKSSQSSAEGERMPAEEVAATEQSEKKERSESMTKEDAKPEIFVPKASHDSYDRCYSTDSSGDSDFEALSYESIPDEVEKTRWSIKSAPQPSTDQDVSAVVNSEVVVNQPSINTLYPTLNAEAQPVEAAHVSEDHSIASRLIDMGFSAEEVFRVVRMHGSNFERNRRQNGTIPCKIRTVAYLEWI, encoded by the exons ATGGAGCAAATCTCCGTGAAGTTGAGCTACAATGGTGCTCATCGCAGGTTTAAAATAAAG GGAAATAATATCGAGAGTCTTTTTTCTGACCTGATGACTAATGTGGCTCAACTTTCTGCAGAGTCGTCCCCGTTCGATATTGCATGgcaag ACGAGGACGGCGACAGCATCATCATCTCTCGCCCAGTTGAACTTGGTGAAGCGATAGAATCGCGTCAAAATGATCTTCTCCGACTTCACACCATtgagaaaaatactgaaaaaactACATTGAAATCGGAGAATGAGGCTGATAAAAGTCATGTGCCTGAGGAAAAATCTCAGAAGGATACAGGTGCAAAT GACGCCGTTCACGGAAATGTTGTCTGCGACTTATGCGACGCTACGATTATTGGCATCCGCTATAAATGCATCCTTTGCGTTGACTACGATTTGTGCCAGAATTGCGAAAAGACAG GAGTGCATGCGCATCATGGAATGGTGCGAATTGTTGATCCGATGCGCACCTACGTCCCGTGGGGTGCTCGTTTGAGGTACACCACACAGACAGGTGTGCATCATCGTGGACATCGCTCAGGCGATCCTCACGGAGTTATACATCG ATTTCGCATGCATGAAAAAAGGGAACAGTTAAGTGAACAGGTGGCGAAAGGTATGCAGTACCTAACAGACATCGGACAAGTTGTTACGAGTGCCCTTGCAAATTTTG GTATCGACGCAAGTTACGAGGTGCAGGTTcctgaagagaagaaggaggtAAAAACcgaacctaaggaagaggcaCCTGAAGAGAAAAAGGCGGAGGAAACTGAAGAATCTAAAACTACAAGCAACCCACCAACTGCTCCTAAAGAAGATGAACCAGACACGAACAACCGTACTGCAGAGGAAAAGAAGGTCAAATTTGAGGGAGAGGAAAATGACAAACCGCCGAAACTAAATGTCACAAAG GACTTCAGTAACCTACAAGCCGCTGAGGAAATCTTTCGCGACGCTGTTAAAAAG ggtTCTGACAATTCAAATCAGTCTCCTGCTGAGGAAATCTTTCGATACGAAAAAGTCCAACCACCAAAACCTTCAG AATCTCGTCGAATGCAGGACGCTgaagtaagaaaagaaagacacACGTATCCACCGTTTGGGGTCGGTGCTAGGGGTTCGTTGGGCTGTAGTAGGTCATGGCGTGGATCGCATTTACGAAACCCTTTCGAATATCGTGACACCCGCGACTTTGATTGTTACGATGAGAGGAGACGTCTACGCGATGAAGAAGATCGCTATGATGAACAGAAACGTACGGGAGATGCTGCGAAGAACGGCCGCGATCAGCGCAGATGGTGGTCGTCTCCATATAATGATTGGAGCAGTCCAGGCAGAAGGAACTTCCGATGCGATTACGACCCATTTGAGTTGCACTCCCACGGTTTTTCTGCCGAAAGAAGACGCTCAgctgaaaatgaagagaaagctAAGGGTAGTGGGTGCAacctttttgaagaaaagaatttcactGAAACGAAGAAACCAAGGAAATCCCTTGTCTCCGGAGAATTCTGCAATCGATTTGATGGACGTAGTGATCCCTTCAGAAGGAGCATAAACGGTCTTGGCGAACTGATTCGCAGAAATAAAGTTTGTCGCCCTGCTGAAGAAGGCCTGAAAGAAGCCGTTAAGGAAGCTGCACGTAGGATATACGATGATGACAACA ACTGCAGATGCTTCGTGACCAGAATGGGCAGATCACCACTTTGTCCAGCTTGTTGCAGGAAGGGTGTGCAGAA GTCAGGAAAATCATCACAATCATCGGCTGAAGGCGAACGTATGCCTGCTGAGGAGGTTGCG GCTACGGAACAATccgaaaagaaggaaaggagtGAATCAATGACAAAGGAGGATGCAAAACCAGAGATTTTTGTCCCTAAGGCCAGTCAT GATAGTTATGACCGTTGCTACAGCACCGACAGCTCCGGCGACTCAGATTTCGAAGCTCTTTCGTATGAAAGCATCCCCGATGAGGTTGAAAAAACGAGGTGGTC GATTAAAAGTGCTCCACAACCATCGACAGATCAGGATGTTTCGGCCGTAGTCAATTCTGAAGTTGTTGTTAACCAG CCATCGATTAACACTTTGTACCCAACTCTCAATGCCGAAGCCCAGCCAGTCGAAGCGGCGCACGTAAGCGAAGATCACAGCATT GCTTCACGCTTGATTGACATGGGGTTCTCGGCAGAGGAAGTGTTCCGTGTTGTAAGGATGCATGGAAGCAATTTCGAACG CAACAGACGCCAAAACGG AACAATTCCATGCAAAATTCGCACAGTAGCCTATCTGGAATGGATCTAG